The proteins below are encoded in one region of Strongyloides ratti genome assembly S_ratti_ED321, scaffold srae_chrx_scaffold0000003:
- a CDS encoding BTB/POZ-like domain and Potassium channel family and Potassium channel tetramerisation-type BTB domain and Potassium channel, voltage dependent, Kv family and Potassium channel, voltage dependent, Kv3 family and Ion transport domain and BTB/POZ fold domain and Voltage-dependent channel, four helix bundle domain-containing protein, with protein MTTEKKVTSYTKKTNEDVNNLYFFNLDNDNCGIVSRKKEENFYNERSNNNEKDYLMSPKISIPTKELLLKIEENEKRKLSWMDTENRVILNVGGIRHETFMHVLKKIPATRLSRLTPNLANYDPVLNEYFYDRHPGVFAMILNYYRTGKLHYPTNVCGPLFEEELEFWGLDANQVEPCCWMTYTQHRDTQDTLAVIESLDLDTEPPSQEEIAKKFGWEEDFYSGTMSKWQKLKPKLWSLFDEPWSSRSARILSIISIFFVIVSIVSFCLKTHPYMRVPEITFNATNYDNEPLHVIKNSTSRAHPYFFYVELICNIWFTIELLSRFIFSPNMKKFCKDPINIIDFIATVSFYIDWGLEELFSETNRDTVEFFSIIRILRLFKLTQHSSGLKILIQTFKASAQELLLLVFFVLLGIVIFAALVYYAERVQQNPGNQFDSIPVGLWWAIITMCTIGFGDMVPKTYLGMIVGSVCALMGVLTIALPVPVIVSNFAMFYSHAQARSKLPKKRRRILQPHEVKPIVGRSTTAALLGTIASSNSTHFVGERDINVPENGDTRVRRAFLKKT; from the exons atgacaacagaaaaaaaagtcacatcatatacaaaaaagacaaatgaagatgttaataatttatattttttcaatttagaTAATGACAATTGTGGGATTGTttcaagaaaaaaagaagaaaatttttataatgaaagatcaaataataatgaaaaagattatttaatgaGCCCTAAAATATCGATACCTACCAAAGaattattactaaaaatagaggagaatgaaaaaagaaaattg tcCTGGATGGACACGGAAAATCGtgttatattaaatgttgGTGGAATACGTCATGAGACATTTATgcatgttttaaaaaaaattccagCAACAAGATTATCAAGACTTACACCAAATTTGGCAAATTATGACCCTgtattaaatgaatatttttatgatagaCATCCTGGAGTTTTTGCtatgatattaaattattatagaaCGGGAAAACTTCATTATCCAACAAATGTTTGCGGACCACTTTTTGAAGAAGAATTAGAATTTTGGGGTTTAGATGCTAATCAAGTTGAACCATGTTGTTGGATGACATATACACAACATAGAGATACTCAAGATACATTAGCAGTAATTGAATCTTTAGATCTTGATACAGAACCACCATCACAAGAAGAAATAGCAAAAAAATTTGGTTGGGAAGAGGACTTTTACTCGGGTACAATGTCAAAATGGCAAAAATTAAAACCAAAGTTATGGTCTCTTTTTGATGAACCATGGTCATCAAGGTCTGCAAGAATTTTAAgtattatttcaatattttttgtaattgtATCAATTGTTAGTTTTTGTTTAAAGACGCACCCATATATGAGAGTCCCAGAAATAACATTTAACGCAACAAATTATGATAATGAACCTCTtcatgttataaaaaattcaactag TAGAGCTCAtccttattttttttatgtggaattaatatgtaatatttggtttacaattgaattattatcaagatttatattttcacctaatatgaaaaaattttgtaaagatccaataaatataattgattTTATTGCAACtgtttcattttatattgatTGGGGATTAGAAGAATTATTTAGTGAAACAAATCGTGATACTgttgaatttttttcaattataagaatattacgtttatttaaattaacacAACATTCTTCtggattaaaaatattgattcAAACATTTAAAGCTTCTGCACAagaattacttttattagtATTCTTTGTTCTTCTTGGTATTGTTATATTTGCAGCATTAGTATATTATGCTGAAAGAGTACAACAAAATCCTGGAAATCAATTTGATTCAATTCCTGTTGGTTTATGGTGGGCTATTATAACAATGTGTACTATAGGATTTGGTGATATGGTACCAAAGACATACCTTGGTATGATTGTTGGTAGTGTTTGTGCATTAATGGGTGTCTTAACAATAGCCCTTCCTGTACCAGTTATTGTTTCTAATTTTGCAATGTTTTATTCACATGCTCAAGCACGTTCAaaattaccaaaaaaaagaagacgTATATTACAACCTCATGAAGTTAAACCTATTGTTGGTCGGAGTACAACAGCAGCTTTATTAGGAACTATTGCATCATCTAATTCAACTCATTTTGTGGGTGAAAGAGATATTAATGTACCTGAAAATGGTGATACTCGTGTTAGAAgagcatttttaaaaaaaacataa
- a CDS encoding GPCR, rhodopsin-like, 7TM domain-containing protein yields MVCGVLSREDKDNLLQKRFLLVSVFGGSIAIFGIIANAFLAVIFLSKKNFRHSPYFFLGFVALFDTLLDTVYVMLMCIPVLAEFFDIKKLYLIWISYARTTFLFGQVFKISSVLCLIHASLERYTLTRHWTFTGFEYKTRWILLICAISSAFFLKMLTSHDVVIVFQPECDFYNRINVGQISKNNFLSGFLTLAITFIPFCTLIFLNGGTVIMLKKQNIQQLRSLITRLTLGQDVMEMRRKNLKAATYTLLFIITAYLISNLLNLIISIIEFIYPDLLQIYYPYIYRLIVDLASVLTIIGNAIRFPAHLFSNTEIRKVLLKNISNTEEPNIVADYRRPSHVDSPWFSLLYAEQPYQNNLSSRNFEYIDAHVISKATVC; encoded by the exons atggtGTGTGGAGTATTGTCAAGAGAagataaagataatttattacaaaaacgATTTTTATTAGTTTCTGTTTTTGGTGGATCAATAGCTATATTTGGAATCATCGCAAATGCATTTTTAgctgttatttttttatcaaaaaagaattttagaCACTCaccatatttttttcttggGTTTGTTGCATTATTCGATACACTCCTAGATACAGTTTATGTAATGTTAATG TGTATACCAGTTTTGGCTGAATTTTtcgatataaaaaaattgtatttgaTATGGATATCGTATGCACGaacaacatttttatttggacaagtatttaaaatatcatcaGTTCTTTGTCTTATACATGCATCACTAGAAAGATATACATTGACGAGACACTGGACATTCACCG gttttgaatataaaacaCGATggattttattaatatgtgCAATATCTTCtgccttttttttaaaaatgttaacttCACAT GATGTTGTAATAGTTTTCCAACCCGAATGTGATTTTTATAACAGAATAAATGTTGGGCAgataagtaaaaataattttttatctggatttttaacattagcaataacatttataccattttgtactttaatatttttaaatggtGGAACTgtaattatgttaaaaaaacaaaatattcaaCAATTAAGATCATTAATAACAAGATTAACTTTAGGACAAGATGTTATGGAAATgagaagaaaaaatttaaaagctGCAACatatacattattatttataataactgCTTATTTgatttcaaatttattaaatttaataattagtATTATTGAATTTATCTATCCTGATTTActtcaaatttattatccATACATTTATCGTTTAATTGTTGATTTGGCATCAGTATTAACAATTATTGGAAATGCTATAAGATTTCCTGCACATCTTTTTTCTAATACAGAAATAcgaaaagtattattaaaaaatattagtaataCAGAGGAACCAAATATTGTTGCTGATTATAGAAGACCATCACATGTTGATTCTCCATggttttcattattatatgcTGAACAGCCTTATCAAAACAATCTTTCATCTcgaaattttgaatatattgaTGCTCATGTAATTAGTAAAGCTACAGTTTGTTAA